From one Oncorhynchus keta strain PuntledgeMale-10-30-2019 chromosome 30, Oket_V2, whole genome shotgun sequence genomic stretch:
- the LOC118363706 gene encoding contactin-associated protein-like 5 isoform X3: MPALLAKMSLRSASWFYAFSVVVLSICGSTHAAKSCNGPLLSVLPESSFKSSSTSSNSQLPHTAKLNRREGEGGWAPERSDRQPWLQLDLREKMEITAIATQGRSGSSDWVSSFMLLFGDSSLAWKQYGQSEDTGQTYRGNTNSEGVVQHKLVHSITARFLRFIPLDWSTTGWIGLRVEVYGCAYKSDVANFNGRSALLYRFNQKSQRTVKDVISLRFKSYGADGVLVHGEGHRGDYLTLELHHGTLALHLNLDDAKLYPSSGNVSVGLGSLLDDQLWHYVLVKRSNKQVNLTVDGHTRQLSTTGVEDSLEVDYELSFGGIPIPGKPGSFLRKNFNGCIENLYYNGVSIINLAKRRKLQIHSVGNVTFSCSEPQPQMVSATFLSSSGSYLSLPLGPLGVWGLDVHFHFRTWNQEGLLFSTGLAQGSQHLVLQISGGQLHLMVHGAAEQNTNISIEVGVTDGLWHSVSLSYRDRMVSLVLDNEPTSTVDVQSHADSGNSVFFGGCPQYSGDCKNPTVAFQGCMRQIFLNNQLMDLPHVQQGLLGNYSKLQFDICGIRNRCLPNFCEHDGRCTQSWDTFYCDCSGTGYTGETCHNSIYEASCEAHRQMGSTSGYFYIDPDGSGPLKAALVYCNMTENKVWTVVGHNNRGSVNVTGATTKKPHVMRFNYTVSLEQLRTLIGRSEHCQQEVVYSCRKSRLFNTWDGRPLSWWLDGSGEKQTYWGGSVPGVQQCSCSLEENCIDMNYFCNCDADTHLWVNDTGLLSYKDHLPLTEIVIGDTNRTGSAAVYRVGSLHCNGDRFLWNAASFYPGSSSLHFPKFLAELSADISLYFKTTASSGVLLENLGTTDFITLKLTTPSAVTFIFDVGNGPVDLTVTSPVPLNDKQWHYVRAERNLKEASLQVDQLPLHTLEAPSEGHYRLQLKSLLFIGGSTFKESTFLGCIRALTLNGVTLDLEEQAKLTPGVTPGCLGHCNGSASVCHNRGRCMEKNSGYVCDCTHSAYNGPHCKKEVSMSFESGSSVTLAFQMPFPVMHNRDRGSQSSSSQPIHSQSSSSQPIHSQSTAIYAHNGESRENVAFSFLTTHTPAMLLCVSTYHQQYLAIILANNGSLQIWYRLNREKRAEIFTPKVSNLADGQLHRVQVHREGKDLYVQIDKDIDQKYNLSSDMKMNTLRSLTLGKVTGTSAGHAGLDEEVLRAGSKGFIGCLSSVQFNHLTPLKTAILSRGSSLVHVLGNLVESNCGALADSTTSQSASGLITAVFLITLCAVAVTSCFLYRRCSHSHTHPQEKASISQKKDSRHSPEHSYPAGLENSYPVDLVLDLNLDLHSSVSHSRKEYYI; encoded by the exons ATGCCTGCTCTGTTGGCGAAAATGAGCTTGAGAAGCGCCTCGTGGTTCTATGCATTCAGTGTCGTTGTTTTGAGTATTTGTGGATCCACACATGCAGCAA AAAGTTGTAATGGACCATTGCTATCAGTTTTGCCTGAGTCATCCTTCAAAAGCTCTTCAACATCCTCCAATAGTCAGCTGCCTCACACCGCAAAGCTGAACAGAAGAGAGG GAGAGGGTGGCTGGGCCCCGGAGCGGTCAGACAGACAGCCTTGGCTCCAGCTGGACctcagggagaagatggagatcaCGGCCATCGCTACACAGGGCCGTTCAGGGAGCTCTGACTGGGTGAGCAGCTTTATGCTGCTGTTCGGTGACTCTAGCCTGGCTTGGAAGCAGTACGGACAGAGCGAAGACACTGGG cAGACATACAGAGGGAACACAAACTCAGAGGGTGTGGTCCAACACAAGCTGGTCCATTCCATCACAGCTAGGTTCCTACGCTTCATCCCACTGGACTGGAGCACTACGGGATGGATCGGCCTCAGAGTGGAGGTCTATGGCTGTGCATACA AGTCAGATGTGGCAAACTTCAACGGCAGGAGTGCTCTGTTGTACCGGTTTAACCAGAAGTCCCAGAGAACGGTGAAGGATGTGATCTCCCTCAGGTTTAAGAGCTACGGGGCAGATGGGGTGCTGGTGCACggggagggacacagaggagactACCTGACACTGGAGCTGCACCACGGGACCCTGGCTCTGCACCTCAACCTGG atgacgCTAAGCTCTACCCCAGCAGTGGGAATGTATCAGTGGGCTTGGGCAGTCTCCTGGATGACCAGCTCTGGCATTACGTCCTAGTTAAACGCTCCAACAAGCAGGTCAACCTCACTGTGGACGGGCACACACGTCAACTCAGCACTACAGGTGTGGAAGACTCACTGGAGGTGGACTATGAG CTCAGCTTTGGAGGAATTCCTATACCCGGTAAACCAGGAAGCTTCCTTAGGAAGAACTTCAATGGCTGCATAGAGAACCTCTACTATAATGGAGTCAGCATTATCAACCTGGCCAAGCGACGCAAGCTCCAGATCCACAGTGTG GGCAACGTGACCTTCTCATGCTCTGAGCCCCAGCCTCAGATGGTGTCCGCCACCTTCCTGTCCTCCAGCGGTAGCTACCTGTCTCTACCCCTGGGTCCTCTTGGGGTGTGGGGGCTGGACGTACACTTCCACTTCAGGACCTGGAACCAGGAAGGACTTCTGTTCTCCACCGGCCTGGCACAGGGATCACAGCACCTGGTGTTGCAAATCAGCGGAGGTCAACTGCACCTAATGGTCCATGGAGCTGCTGAGCAGAACACCAACATTTCCATAg AAGTCGGTGTCACTGATGGCCTGTGGCATTCTGTTAGTCTGAGCTACAGAGATCGGATGGTTTCCCTGGTCTTGGACAATGAGCCAACATCTACCGTGGACGTACAAAGTCATGCAGACTCAGGCAATAGTGTATTTTTTGGAG GTTGTCCCCAATACAGTGGTGACTGTAAGAACCCTACTGTGGCCTTCCAAGGGTGCATGCGTCAGATCTTCCTAAACAACCAACTTATGGATCTACCCCATGTGCAGCAAGGGCTTTTGGGTAATTACAGCAAGCTTCAGTTCGACATCTGTGGGATCCGCAACAG atGTCTGCCTAATTTTTGTGAGCATGACGGACGATGCACCCAATCATGGGATACTTTCTACTGTGACTGCTCAGGGACAGGCTACACTGGAGAAACCTGTCACAACT CTATTTATGAAGCGTCATGTGAGGCACACAGACAAATGGGGAGTACGTCTGGCTACTTCTACATTGATCCAGATGGGAGTGGTCCTCTAAAGGCAGCACTGGTCTACTGCAACATGACTG AGAACAAGGTATGGACAGTGGTGGGCCACAACAACAGGGGGTCTGTGAATGTGACTGGAGCCACAACAAAGAAGCCGCATGTGATGCGGTTCAACTACACTGTCTCCCTGGAGCAGCTCCGCACTCTGATTGGACGGTCTGAGCACTGTCAACAGGAAGTGGTCTACAGCTGCAGGAAGTCCCGTCTCTTCAATACTTGGG ACGGGAGGCCCCTGTCGTGGTGGCTGGACGGGAGTGGAGAGAAACAGACCTACTGGGGAGGCTCTGTACCTGGGGTCCAACAGTGCTCCTGCAGCCTGGAGGAGAACTGCATCGACATGAACTACTTCTGCAACTGTGATGCAGACACTCACTTGTG GGTAAACGACACAGGATTGCTGTCCTACAAAGATCACCTACCACTGACTGAGATTGTAATAGGAGACACCAACAGGACAGGCTCAGCAGCTGTATACAGAGTCGGCTCCCTTCACTGCAACGGTGACA GGTTCCTGTGGAATGCAGCCTCTTTCTACCCTGGGTCATCATCCCTCCACTTCCCTAAGTTCCTGGCTGAGCTCAGTGCGgatatctctctgtacttcaagACCACAGCTTCCTCTGGTGTTCTCCTGGAGAACCTGGGGACCACTGACTTCATCACCCTGAAGTTGACCA CTCCCTCAGCTGTAACATTCATCTTTGACGTGGGAAACGGCCCGGTGGACTTGACGGTGACGTCCCCTGTCCCCCTGAATGATAAGCAGTGGCACTACGTTAGGGCTGAACGCAACTTGAAGGAGGCCTCCCTGCAAGTGGACCAGCTGCCCCTACACACTCTGGAGGCCCCCTCTGAAGGGCACTACCGTCTGCAGCTCAAAAGCCTACTGTTCATAG GAGGATCCACCTTCAAAGAGAGCACTTTCCTGGGCTGCATCCGTGCGTTGACCCTGAACGGCGTGACCCTTGACCTGGAGGAGCAGGCCAAGTTGACCCCAGGAGTGACCCCAGGCTGCCTGGGCCACTGCAACGGCTCTGCTAGTGTCTGTCATAACAGAGGGCGGTGTATGGAGAAAAACAGTGGATATGTCTGTGACTGTACACACTCTGCCTACAATGGACCACACTGCAAGAAAG AAGTGTCAATGTCCTTCGAGAGTGGATCCTCGGTGACCCTTGCCTTCCAGATGCCTTTCCCAGTCATGcacaacagagacagaggtagcCAGTCATCTAGCAGTCAGCCAATCCATAGCCAGTCGTCTAGCAGTCAGCCAATCCATAGCCAGTCCACAGCCATCTATGCCCACAACGGCGAGTCCAGAGAAAACGTTGCCTTCAGCTTTCTGACGACTCACACCCCTGCCATGTTACTCTGTGTCAGCACCTACCATCAACAGTACCTGGCTATCATCCTGGCTAACAACG GGAGTCTGCAGATCTGGTACCGTctgaacagagagaagagagcagagatcTTTACTCCCAAAGTCTCCAACCTAGCCGATGGGCAGCTCCACCGTGTCCAAGTACACCGGGAAGGCAAAGACCTTTATGTCCAG ATTGACAAAGACATCGACCAAAAATACAACCTTTCTTCTGACATGAAGATGAACACACTACGATCTCTGACTTTAGGTAAAGTCACAGGTACATCAGCAGGACATGCTGGTTTGGATGAGGAAGTGCTTAGGGCAGGATCCAAGGGTTTCATTGGCTGCCTGTCGTCTGTCCAGTTCAATCATTTGACACCGCTGAAGACAGCCATTCTGAGTCGTGGAAGCTCATTGGTCCATGTTCTTGGCAATCTAGTTGAATCGAACTGTGGAGCCTTGGCTGATAGTACAACTTCACAATCAGCATCTG GTCTCATCACAGCTGTGTTCCTCATCACCCTCTGTGCCGTGGCTGTGACGTCGTGCTTCCTGTACCGCCGCTGCAGCCACAGCCACACCCACCCCCAGGAGAAGGCCTCCATCTCACAGAAGAAGGATTCCAGACACAGCCCGGAACACAGCTACCCTGCAGGCCTGGAGAACAGCTATCCTGTAGACTTGGTCTTGGACCTAAACCTGGACCTGCACAGCTCTGTGAGTCACAGCAGAAAGGAGTACTACATCTGA
- the LOC118363706 gene encoding contactin-associated protein-like 5 isoform X1 translates to MPALLAKMSLRSASWFYAFSVVVLSICGSTHAAKSCNGPLLSVLPESSFKSSSTSSNSQLPHTAKLNRREGEGGWAPERSDRQPWLQLDLREKMEITAIATQGRSGSSDWVSSFMLLFGDSSLAWKQYGQSEDTGQTYRGNTNSEGVVQHKLVHSITARFLRFIPLDWSTTGWIGLRVEVYGCAYKSDVANFNGRSALLYRFNQKSQRTVKDVISLRFKSYGADGVLVHGEGHRGDYLTLELHHGTLALHLNLDDAKLYPSSGNVSVGLGSLLDDQLWHYVLVKRSNKQVNLTVDGHTRQLSTTGVEDSLEVDYELSFGGIPIPGKPGSFLRKNFNGCIENLYYNGVSIINLAKRRKLQIHSVGNVTFSCSEPQPQMVSATFLSSSGSYLSLPLGPLGVWGLDVHFHFRTWNQEGLLFSTGLAQGSQHLVLQISGGQLHLMVHGAAEQNTNISIEVGVTDGLWHSVSLSYRDRMVSLVLDNEPTSTVDVQSHADSGNSVFFGGCPQYSGDCKNPTVAFQGCMRQIFLNNQLMDLPHVQQGLLGNYSKLQFDICGIRNRCLPNFCEHDGRCTQSWDTFYCDCSGTGYTGETCHNSIYEASCEAHRQMGSTSGYFYIDPDGSGPLKAALVYCNMTENKVWTVVGHNNRGSVNVTGATTKKPHVMRFNYTVSLEQLRTLIGRSEHCQQEVVYSCRKSRLFNTWDGRPLSWWLDGSGEKQTYWGGSVPGVQQCSCSLEENCIDMNYFCNCDADTHLWVNDTGLLSYKDHLPLTEIVIGDTNRTGSAAVYRVGSLHCNGDRFLWNAASFYPGSSSLHFPKFLAELSADISLYFKTTASSGVLLENLGTTDFITLKLTTPSAVTFIFDVGNGPVDLTVTSPVPLNDKQWHYVRAERNLKEASLQVDQLPLHTLEAPSEGHYRLQLKSLLFIGGSTFKESTFLGCIRALTLNGVTLDLEEQAKLTPGVTPGCLGHCNGSASVCHNRGRCMEKNSGYVCDCTHSAYNGPHCKKEVSMSFESGSSVTLAFQMPFPVMHNRDRGSQSSSSQPIHSQSSSSQPIHSQSTAIYAHNGESRENVAFSFLTTHTPAMLLCVSTYHQQYLAIILANNGSLQIWYRLNREKRAEIFTPKVSNLADGQLHRVQVHREGKDLYVQIDKDIDQKYNLSSDMKMNTLRSLTLGKVTGTSAGHAGLDEEVLRAGSKGFIGCLSSVQFNHLTPLKTAILSRGSSLVHVLGNLVESNCGALADSTTSQSASEGVDRGVDRLKKTRSDSAVIGGLITAVFLITLCAVAVTSCFLYRRCSHSHTHPQEKASISQKKDSRHSPEHSYPAGLENSYPVDLVLDLNLDLHSSVSHSRKEYYI, encoded by the exons ATGCCTGCTCTGTTGGCGAAAATGAGCTTGAGAAGCGCCTCGTGGTTCTATGCATTCAGTGTCGTTGTTTTGAGTATTTGTGGATCCACACATGCAGCAA AAAGTTGTAATGGACCATTGCTATCAGTTTTGCCTGAGTCATCCTTCAAAAGCTCTTCAACATCCTCCAATAGTCAGCTGCCTCACACCGCAAAGCTGAACAGAAGAGAGG GAGAGGGTGGCTGGGCCCCGGAGCGGTCAGACAGACAGCCTTGGCTCCAGCTGGACctcagggagaagatggagatcaCGGCCATCGCTACACAGGGCCGTTCAGGGAGCTCTGACTGGGTGAGCAGCTTTATGCTGCTGTTCGGTGACTCTAGCCTGGCTTGGAAGCAGTACGGACAGAGCGAAGACACTGGG cAGACATACAGAGGGAACACAAACTCAGAGGGTGTGGTCCAACACAAGCTGGTCCATTCCATCACAGCTAGGTTCCTACGCTTCATCCCACTGGACTGGAGCACTACGGGATGGATCGGCCTCAGAGTGGAGGTCTATGGCTGTGCATACA AGTCAGATGTGGCAAACTTCAACGGCAGGAGTGCTCTGTTGTACCGGTTTAACCAGAAGTCCCAGAGAACGGTGAAGGATGTGATCTCCCTCAGGTTTAAGAGCTACGGGGCAGATGGGGTGCTGGTGCACggggagggacacagaggagactACCTGACACTGGAGCTGCACCACGGGACCCTGGCTCTGCACCTCAACCTGG atgacgCTAAGCTCTACCCCAGCAGTGGGAATGTATCAGTGGGCTTGGGCAGTCTCCTGGATGACCAGCTCTGGCATTACGTCCTAGTTAAACGCTCCAACAAGCAGGTCAACCTCACTGTGGACGGGCACACACGTCAACTCAGCACTACAGGTGTGGAAGACTCACTGGAGGTGGACTATGAG CTCAGCTTTGGAGGAATTCCTATACCCGGTAAACCAGGAAGCTTCCTTAGGAAGAACTTCAATGGCTGCATAGAGAACCTCTACTATAATGGAGTCAGCATTATCAACCTGGCCAAGCGACGCAAGCTCCAGATCCACAGTGTG GGCAACGTGACCTTCTCATGCTCTGAGCCCCAGCCTCAGATGGTGTCCGCCACCTTCCTGTCCTCCAGCGGTAGCTACCTGTCTCTACCCCTGGGTCCTCTTGGGGTGTGGGGGCTGGACGTACACTTCCACTTCAGGACCTGGAACCAGGAAGGACTTCTGTTCTCCACCGGCCTGGCACAGGGATCACAGCACCTGGTGTTGCAAATCAGCGGAGGTCAACTGCACCTAATGGTCCATGGAGCTGCTGAGCAGAACACCAACATTTCCATAg AAGTCGGTGTCACTGATGGCCTGTGGCATTCTGTTAGTCTGAGCTACAGAGATCGGATGGTTTCCCTGGTCTTGGACAATGAGCCAACATCTACCGTGGACGTACAAAGTCATGCAGACTCAGGCAATAGTGTATTTTTTGGAG GTTGTCCCCAATACAGTGGTGACTGTAAGAACCCTACTGTGGCCTTCCAAGGGTGCATGCGTCAGATCTTCCTAAACAACCAACTTATGGATCTACCCCATGTGCAGCAAGGGCTTTTGGGTAATTACAGCAAGCTTCAGTTCGACATCTGTGGGATCCGCAACAG atGTCTGCCTAATTTTTGTGAGCATGACGGACGATGCACCCAATCATGGGATACTTTCTACTGTGACTGCTCAGGGACAGGCTACACTGGAGAAACCTGTCACAACT CTATTTATGAAGCGTCATGTGAGGCACACAGACAAATGGGGAGTACGTCTGGCTACTTCTACATTGATCCAGATGGGAGTGGTCCTCTAAAGGCAGCACTGGTCTACTGCAACATGACTG AGAACAAGGTATGGACAGTGGTGGGCCACAACAACAGGGGGTCTGTGAATGTGACTGGAGCCACAACAAAGAAGCCGCATGTGATGCGGTTCAACTACACTGTCTCCCTGGAGCAGCTCCGCACTCTGATTGGACGGTCTGAGCACTGTCAACAGGAAGTGGTCTACAGCTGCAGGAAGTCCCGTCTCTTCAATACTTGGG ACGGGAGGCCCCTGTCGTGGTGGCTGGACGGGAGTGGAGAGAAACAGACCTACTGGGGAGGCTCTGTACCTGGGGTCCAACAGTGCTCCTGCAGCCTGGAGGAGAACTGCATCGACATGAACTACTTCTGCAACTGTGATGCAGACACTCACTTGTG GGTAAACGACACAGGATTGCTGTCCTACAAAGATCACCTACCACTGACTGAGATTGTAATAGGAGACACCAACAGGACAGGCTCAGCAGCTGTATACAGAGTCGGCTCCCTTCACTGCAACGGTGACA GGTTCCTGTGGAATGCAGCCTCTTTCTACCCTGGGTCATCATCCCTCCACTTCCCTAAGTTCCTGGCTGAGCTCAGTGCGgatatctctctgtacttcaagACCACAGCTTCCTCTGGTGTTCTCCTGGAGAACCTGGGGACCACTGACTTCATCACCCTGAAGTTGACCA CTCCCTCAGCTGTAACATTCATCTTTGACGTGGGAAACGGCCCGGTGGACTTGACGGTGACGTCCCCTGTCCCCCTGAATGATAAGCAGTGGCACTACGTTAGGGCTGAACGCAACTTGAAGGAGGCCTCCCTGCAAGTGGACCAGCTGCCCCTACACACTCTGGAGGCCCCCTCTGAAGGGCACTACCGTCTGCAGCTCAAAAGCCTACTGTTCATAG GAGGATCCACCTTCAAAGAGAGCACTTTCCTGGGCTGCATCCGTGCGTTGACCCTGAACGGCGTGACCCTTGACCTGGAGGAGCAGGCCAAGTTGACCCCAGGAGTGACCCCAGGCTGCCTGGGCCACTGCAACGGCTCTGCTAGTGTCTGTCATAACAGAGGGCGGTGTATGGAGAAAAACAGTGGATATGTCTGTGACTGTACACACTCTGCCTACAATGGACCACACTGCAAGAAAG AAGTGTCAATGTCCTTCGAGAGTGGATCCTCGGTGACCCTTGCCTTCCAGATGCCTTTCCCAGTCATGcacaacagagacagaggtagcCAGTCATCTAGCAGTCAGCCAATCCATAGCCAGTCGTCTAGCAGTCAGCCAATCCATAGCCAGTCCACAGCCATCTATGCCCACAACGGCGAGTCCAGAGAAAACGTTGCCTTCAGCTTTCTGACGACTCACACCCCTGCCATGTTACTCTGTGTCAGCACCTACCATCAACAGTACCTGGCTATCATCCTGGCTAACAACG GGAGTCTGCAGATCTGGTACCGTctgaacagagagaagagagcagagatcTTTACTCCCAAAGTCTCCAACCTAGCCGATGGGCAGCTCCACCGTGTCCAAGTACACCGGGAAGGCAAAGACCTTTATGTCCAG ATTGACAAAGACATCGACCAAAAATACAACCTTTCTTCTGACATGAAGATGAACACACTACGATCTCTGACTTTAGGTAAAGTCACAGGTACATCAGCAGGACATGCTGGTTTGGATGAGGAAGTGCTTAGGGCAGGATCCAAGGGTTTCATTGGCTGCCTGTCGTCTGTCCAGTTCAATCATTTGACACCGCTGAAGACAGCCATTCTGAGTCGTGGAAGCTCATTGGTCCATGTTCTTGGCAATCTAGTTGAATCGAACTGTGGAGCCTTGGCTGATAGTACAACTTCACAATCAGCATCTG AGGGTGTCGATAGGGGCGTAGATCGACTGAAGAAGACAAGAAGTGATTCAGCAGTCATTGGAG GTCTCATCACAGCTGTGTTCCTCATCACCCTCTGTGCCGTGGCTGTGACGTCGTGCTTCCTGTACCGCCGCTGCAGCCACAGCCACACCCACCCCCAGGAGAAGGCCTCCATCTCACAGAAGAAGGATTCCAGACACAGCCCGGAACACAGCTACCCTGCAGGCCTGGAGAACAGCTATCCTGTAGACTTGGTCTTGGACCTAAACCTGGACCTGCACAGCTCTGTGAGTCACAGCAGAAAGGAGTACTACATCTGA